TCTTTCTGTCTTTTTTATTTCGGTTCGCCTACTTCATTTAACGGATAGTAGCGAAACTGCACTTTTCCGATCACTGATTTTTGTGAAATAAAGCCAAATGCTCGTCCATCATGGCTTACAGGACGGTTGTCACCCATGACAAATAGTGAATTTTTCGGTACCTTCACTTTGCCATCAGTTGCAGGCAGCGTTTGAAGCGTAAAATCTTCCGTGAATTTTTCATTAGGTGCAAGAGATTTTTTAGAGTCTTTTAAATACGGCTCTTTATAAGCTTTGCCGTTGATATACAGAACGTCGTTTTTCATTTCTACCGTATCTCCTGGCAGTCCAATTACACGTTTAATATAATTTTCATCTGCATCCGGTGCATGAAATACAATCATATCAAAGCGATCAACATCACTGATTTTATTTAAAATAACGCGGTTTGAATCTTCAAACGTTGGATACATCGATTCACCGTGAACCGTAGTTGGCGCAAATAAAAAATGGCGAACTCCCACTACAATAACCAATGCAATAACAATGGACTTAATCCATGAAAACACTTCTTTTTTTACGTTATTTTTGCTCATTTCAAAACATCCCTTACGTCAAAATATACTTTCATCATAGCATCAAATAGAGGGAAAGTATAATAATAACCGAATAATCTTATTTATTACTCACCGTTTGTCACTGTGCCCTGATGGAAAAACAAGCGCCACTTTTCTTCTCTTTTTCGCCAAATAGAACTGCGAAGCGTCTTTTTTTCTGGCGTATGGTTCATAAGATGATAGGTAGTTAATACGCAGTCAGGAGACAATACGTCTACATGAAAATGAGAGATCTCAAATACATCTGGCGAAAGTACATGATTGTGATTGTAATCTTTTCGTTTCCATACCCTGCCCGAGCTGCCAAACTCCACGTAACCATCTGCAAGAATGTTTGAAAGCTCTTTAGCAGAGGTTCATATCTCTGATTTTAAGTGGCTGCATTCCAACTCATAAAATGTTCGGGTGATATTCGCTTTTTCCACTTTCACGGTCTCCTCTCATTCTTTCTTACATTTATTATAAAGGAATACTGCCGTTTTCCTTTAAACAAATAATACTCCTATCTCAAATAGACAGGAGTATTATTTGTTTAGCTAACCCTATAACCTCTCTTTTTACCTGCCATCCAATCGCTAATCATTTTCACGACAATTCCCATGATGAATACTGTAAGAAATGAATAAAACATCGACCAGTTCAGCAATTTGTACAAATACAGCGCTTTGAATATTGGAATGCCTATAAAAGCAATAACGGCAGACGTAATAATATGTGCGATAAAGAAAAATTTCCATTTGCTGAAAAATTGGTAGACGAGTGCAATACTTACCGGAATAATAGCAAAGTCAACCGTATTGAAGCGATCTGTAAACGGCAGCATCTGGTGAGGATAGCACCACAGGTTAAAAAATTTCCCGAATTCATCTACTAAACCGACTATGTCAAAGCTGATAAAAAAAACGAGAAGCATAAAAAAGAGGCGCTGTCTATCAATAAAAAAGTAAAAAAGCAGCAGAAAAAGAGCGTTTATCACTACTATGAGCCACCATTGAAAACTAAAAAGATCTTGATGAACCCAATAAGAAAATTCCTTTTTGTTTAAGACTTGTTGCATCATTTTAATCATTTCAAACATAGAAATCCCTCCTATCTTAGAAAGTCTTTCCATGAGGGTTTCACTTCATACTAAAATAAAACATCGCACACAGTGCTTTTGCACCTCCTCCTTCTTCAAAAGCAGATTGTACCTACTTAGAGATTTCTATCTGTCTAGTAAAAATTTTTGTAAGAGCGCTCTTTTCATCTCAGAACCTATTGACTATTATTTTCATTTCATACAAAATTAACAATTGTGCATGGTTTACATGTTAATACGAGCAAAAAAGATACTGTTTTGCAACATTAAAGGAGGAACAACATGAACATCGGTACGATTAAAAGAGAAGCTAAAGCTTCTTTAAAGAATCGCTGGGGACTTGCGATTCTACTGACAGTGGTGACGTACGGAGTATATACGCTTCTGCCTATTCCATTTGAAATTGTGGCAAGCGGCGGCTATGACAATTGGATGAAAGATGAATCTGATTCCGCTTCATGGATTTCAACTGCCTTTGCTATTGTCTTCTCGCCTCTTCTGATGGCGAACTACTGGGCATTTTTAGGTCTAGCACGAGGTGAATCTGTTCGATTGGGGCACTTGTTTAAAACATTCCAAGACTTTGGCCTTTATGTAAAGTCATTAGGAATTTATGTACTTATGACTCTTTATGTGATGCTGTGGTCACTGCTTTTACTGATTCCTGGAATTATTAAAGCACTGGCATATTCACAAACGTACTATATTTGTAAAGACAATCCTACTTACTCGATGAATCAAGCGATTACAGAAAGCCGTAGGTTGATGAATGGTTATAAAGGACAGTACTTCCTGCTGCTGCTAAGCTTTCTTGGCTGGTTTTTATTAAGTATTATTACAGTAGGAATCGGCTTTTTATGGTCTATTCCATACCTTTCTGCTTCACTTGCTCGTTTTTATGAAAATTTGTTAAACGAACGTTCATCGCATGCTGAATAATAAAAAAATCCTCTTCATCGTGAAGAGGATTTTTTTATAAGAACACGGTTTGCATAAGTGAAGCTCTTATGTCATAAAGCTTACTAAGAGTATAGAAGAAAGGCAGGGGCTTATATGTATACTACAAGTGAGATATGTCAGCAGTTTGGCCAGATTTTAAACGCTAAAAGCAAAGTTAGTCCAACAGGATGCTCAGTGTCGCTTAAAAGAAGCTTTCAGGCTTCTGTTCAAGGGCGGAAAAGCAGCTCTGTCGTTCCTGTTGGCGTATCATTTGAGGCGATAGACGCGCAGGGAAACGCGTTAAACTTGGCTGAGATTGCTATTTTACAAGAAGAAATCCCTCGTTTTACAGAAGCTGCTGCGCGGCAAGGTCTTATCGTAAGCGCTTTGCATAACCATTGGCTTTTTACAGAACCCGTCCTTATGTATCTTCATATTCAATCTGTAGAGCCTCCTTTACATTTTGCGAAAAAAATGGCTTTTTGTTTTACAACGCTAAGCAGCTTGCCTGTTTCAACAAACGTATAATAAAAAAGAAGCACCTTTTAAAAGCATGGTAGAGCTATAAAAGATGCTTCTTTTTTTATGAATGAACATATTATGAGTAGACTCAATTTTATCTTCAACTAAACGAAAAGCCTCTTTTATGAAAATAAAAACAAACGAAGCAGCGCCATCATTCCAACTCCGCTAATAACGGTGATGGATAAACTTTTTGTTTTCAGCGCAATCAGTAAGGTTGGAATAACTACGATGATGACGGGCCAGTTAATTTTCA
The genomic region above belongs to Priestia megaterium and contains:
- a CDS encoding CBO0543 family protein codes for the protein MFEMIKMMQQVLNKKEFSYWVHQDLFSFQWWLIVVINALFLLLFYFFIDRQRLFFMLLVFFISFDIVGLVDEFGKFFNLWCYPHQMLPFTDRFNTVDFAIIPVSIALVYQFFSKWKFFFIAHIITSAVIAFIGIPIFKALYLYKLLNWSMFYSFLTVFIMGIVVKMISDWMAGKKRGYRVS
- the lepB gene encoding signal peptidase I; the protein is MSKNNVKKEVFSWIKSIVIALVIVVGVRHFLFAPTTVHGESMYPTFEDSNRVILNKISDVDRFDMIVFHAPDADENYIKRVIGLPGDTVEMKNDVLYINGKAYKEPYLKDSKKSLAPNEKFTEDFTLQTLPATDGKVKVPKNSLFVMGDNRPVSHDGRAFGFISQKSVIGKVQFRYYPLNEVGEPK
- a CDS encoding DUF1259 domain-containing protein produces the protein MYTTSEICQQFGQILNAKSKVSPTGCSVSLKRSFQASVQGRKSSSVVPVGVSFEAIDAQGNALNLAEIAILQEEIPRFTEAAARQGLIVSALHNHWLFTEPVLMYLHIQSVEPPLHFAKKMAFCFTTLSSLPVSTNV
- a CDS encoding DUF975 family protein, giving the protein MNIGTIKREAKASLKNRWGLAILLTVVTYGVYTLLPIPFEIVASGGYDNWMKDESDSASWISTAFAIVFSPLLMANYWAFLGLARGESVRLGHLFKTFQDFGLYVKSLGIYVLMTLYVMLWSLLLLIPGIIKALAYSQTYYICKDNPTYSMNQAITESRRLMNGYKGQYFLLLLSFLGWFLLSIITVGIGFLWSIPYLSASLARFYENLLNERSSHAE